A part of Chanodichthys erythropterus isolate Z2021 chromosome 4, ASM2448905v1, whole genome shotgun sequence genomic DNA contains:
- the LOC137018295 gene encoding E3 SUMO-protein ligase ZBED1-like, whose product MAVNINPAPSCLKADVWEHFGFKKKKESDDLDKSIVVCKLCDTNVKYSGNTTNLRAHLKRHHSNKIMLMEDPKRPRDPKQTTLDIDGGCSHKFPSASPRSQKITESIAYFICQDLRPYSVVENAGFRRMVNAMEPRYPIPTREHLTKVCIPRLYAQTRAHVKASLASAERVALTCDGWTSRTTEAYVTITAHFINKEWELVTHVLQTRDMPESLTGHNLAEHLKTALAEWGITEKDPVIVTDNASNMTIAAEKASFTLHVKCYAHTLNLAAQRALKISAVARLLGRVRRIVNFFRRSTTANHMLKEKQRLLQLPEHKLMTDVVTRWNSAHDMLERFLEQQPAICAALLSSEVRKTEKDLCTLTESDVTTAEEVVSALKPMKEATQYMSKEKTPTLSVVAPLQDTLINGLKAIEGESAVIKEMKAAMAGDLQKRYIDLKATLHACSAMEPRFKSLPFLTENEREEVYDGLIVEAARLSMQPSESLWSVDEEWTANACADDEGMASKEEAVDEGEQFMEEESNQGQRLPPRNPRPSCPLAALLGERYGGARPKTNTQDGEAKEQMTRYKEADLLEVKEDPLVWWKEHQYQYPLLSQLAKRYLCIPGTSVSSERVFSTAGDIITAQRSALLPEHVDQILFLSKNLKTM is encoded by the exons GCACCTTCATGCTTAAAAGCAGATGTGTGGGAGCACTTTGGatttaaaaagaagaaagaaagcgACGATTTAGACAAAAGCATCGTGGTTTGCAAACTGTGTGACACAAACGTGAAATACTCTGGAAATACCACCAACTTGCGAGCCCACCTAAAACGTCATCACTCGAACAAGATAATGCTAATGGAGGACCCCAAGCGGCCGCGTGACCCAAAACAAACCACGCTGGACATCGATGGTGGTTGTTCCCACAAGTTTCCATCTGCTTCACCAAGGTCGCAGAAAATCACAGAGTCTATCGCCTACTTTATTTGTCAGGATTTGAGACCGTATTCGGTGGTGGAAAACGCCGGCTTTAGGCGCATGGTGAACGCGATGGAGCCCCGCTATCCTATTCCAACCCGTGAACACCTCACCAAGGTTTGTATTCCCAGGCTGTACGCTCAGACAAGGGCACACGTCAAAGCCTCCCTGGCCAGCGCGGAGAGAGTTGCCCTGACGTGCGACGGCTGGACCTCGCGCACAACTGAAGCATATGTCACCATCACAGCTCACTTTATCAACAAGGAATGGGAGCTTGTTACGCATGTTTTACAAACCAGGGACATGCCCGAGAGTCTCACCGGACACAACCTGGCAGAACATCTCAAAACGGCCCTTGCTGAGTGGGGAATCACAGAAAAGGATCCAGTAATCGTCACTGACAATGCGTCAAATATGACAATCGCAGCTGAGAAGGCATCATTCACACTTCATGTCAAATGCTATGCTCACACACTTAATCTAGCTGCACAACGTGCCCTCAAAATCTCAGCAGTCGCACGCCTGCTGGGAAGGGTGAGACGCATTGTGAATTTCTTCAGACGGAGCACCACAGCCAACCACATGCTGAAAGAGAAACAGAGGCTTCTACAACTACCAGAGCACAAGCTGATGACGGATGTGGTTACCAG GTGGAATAGTGCACATGACATGTTAGAAAGATTCCTAGAGCAACAACCGGCCATCTGCGCAGCCCTGCTCTCCAGTGAAGTCAGGAAGACCGAGAAGGATCTGTGCACACTGACTGAGTCAGACGTGACAACAGCTGAAGAAGTAGTCAGCGCGCTGAAGCCCATGAAGGAGGCTACACAGTACATGTCCAAGGAGAAGACCCCCACACTGTCAGTCGTCGCACCCCTCCAGGACACACTGATCAACGGACTGAAAGCGATCGAAGGTGAATCTGCAGTCATAAAAGAGATGAAGGCTGCCATGGCTGGGGATCTTCAGAAGAGGTACATTGACCTCAAGGCAACTCTCCATGCATGTTCAGCGATGGAACCAAGATTCAAAAGTCTTCCCTTCCTGACTGAAAATGAAAGAGAGGAAGTTTATGATGGACTGATTGTAGAGGCTGCAAGACTGAGCATGCAGCCATCAGAG TCACTTTGGAGTGTGGATGAAGAGTGGACAGCAAATGCTTGTGCTGATGATGAGGGGATGGCATCTAAAGAAGAAGCTGTAGATGAAGGAGAGCAATTCATGGAAGAAGAAAGCAATCAAG gtcaGCGTCTTCCACCCAGGAATCCAAGGCCGTCTTGTCCACTGGCTGCCCTTCTTGGTGAACGATATGGTGGAGCACGACCCAAGACAAATACCCAAGATGGTGAGGCCAAGGAGCAGATGACCCGCTACAAGGAGGCAGATCTCCTGGAAGTGAAAGAAGATCCACTGGTCTGGTGGAAGGAGCACCAGTATCAGTATCCACTCTTGTCACAACTTGCTAAAAGGTACCTCTGTATCCCTGGCACTAGCGTTTCATCAGAAAGGGTCTTTTCCACCGCCGGAGACATCATCACTGCTCAGAGAAGTGCACTTCTCCCAGAGCATGTTGATCAGATTCTATTCCTGAGCAAAAATCTGAAGACAATGTAG